The nucleotide sequence TTCAACTGCACTTTGAGCCATTGCATCAAAATTGGTTTCATCCTTGATGCCCACCTCAGGAAGTGTCATTTCAAATCCAAGTGAACTAATCCAATCGTATGTTTCTTTAATTGCTTGATTAGCTGCATCGTCAACGTTATCCGCGTCGACTCCCCAAACATTTTTTGCAAATCTTGCCATTAATTCGTGAGTTGAACTATCTTGAGCAACCACTTTTAACCAACGAGGTGTCAAAATTCCTAGTCCTACTCCGTGAGTAATATCATAGTAAGCCGATAACTCATGTTCCATTGGATGAACTGTCCAACCATTAACATCCCCTAGCCCAACAATTCCGTTAAGAGCCATGGTTGCTGTCCACATTAGGTTGGCACGAGCGTCATAGTTATCTGGATCTTTAATTGCTACCGGTGCCCACTTAATAACTGAACGCATTAGTCCTTCAATCATTCCCTTAGAAACATCATTGTTTTCTGAACGATCAAAGTATTGTTCAATTAAATGGCTCATGATATCCATTGAGCCAGCTGCAGTTTGCCTAGTTGGCACTGTATAAGTGAGGGTTGGATCCAAAAATGAAATAGATGGGGTATTTGGACCACCAGTACCAAATTTTTGGTTAGTCTGAGGGTTGGATATGACTGAACCCCGATTCATTTCTGAACCAGTAGCTGAAAGTGTCAAAATATCAATCAATGGTAACTGGTCGATTTTCATTCGTTTGCCTGAATCAAGAACTAGGTCCCAAGGATCACCTTCATAATA is from Lentilactobacillus curieae and encodes:
- a CDS encoding iron-containing alcohol dehydrogenase — encoded protein: MENFSFKNPTDIRFGKDKIDGELRDAVTSFGENVLLVYGGQSVKHSGLYERVVKLLDGLNIVELPGIAPNPKIDSVREGQKLVKANNIDVILAVGGGSVIDASKVIGSARYYEGDPWDLVLDSGKRMKIDQLPLIDILTLSATGSEMNRGSVISNPQTNQKFGTGGPNTPSISFLDPTLTYTVPTRQTAAGSMDIMSHLIEQYFDRSENNDVSKGMIEGLMRSVIKWAPVAIKDPDNYDARANLMWTATMALNGIVGLGDVNGWTVHPMEHELSAYYDITHGVGLGILTPRWLKVVAQDSSTHELMARFAKNVWGVDADNVDDAANQAIKETYDWISSLGFEMTLPEVGIKDETNFDAMAQSAVETGNLTEDGYIKLSVNDVKKIYQDSSTPENL